Within the Catalinimonas niigatensis genome, the region ATAGATTATCGAAGGATATAGGAATTCCCCAAACTCGGATTAGTGAAATTATTAAGGGGCGAAGGCGGATCACTGCTGACACAGCTCTTAGATTAAGCTATTACTTTGGAATGAGTGCTAAATTCTGGTTGGGATTACAAGATGATTATGACCTTGAAGAGGAAACAAAAGCGAAGAAATCAGAATTGGAAAGCATCAAGAAATATGAAAATGACGCGGCATAACAACCATAAGCGCAAAGCTGCGCCTATGGCAGTCATTGGTAGCCATATAAACTATGAATGAAATTGATTAAAGAATTTCGTGCTGATTATCATCCTCGACTTACTAAGTTCCTTAAATATGAGCTAGCAAAATAATTGGCCGTTAATTGGCCGAATTGGCCAGATCTTATTTTTGTGCTCCACAAAGTTATGTAAACCTGAAAATATCAAGATGTTTCACCATAGTTTCACCTTGATTTTAAGGATTATTATAGTCATCAGATAATCAGCGCTTTACACTTAAAGGTTCAAGTCCCTCCGGCTCCACTGGGTCCTGAACCTAAAAGACATTTTACAGCAAAGCCCTTTAAATCCTATGATTTTGAGGGCTTTTTTCTGTTTTAGACTATCAATTATAACCAAACCAACACAAACCTTTAGTGACCTATTCGGTTACCATTTTTAGTTTTTTCATCCTATAAAATGTGTTTCATTAATTTGGTAGCTGTTAAAAACAGGGTAAATTGACATATTTTGATAAACTAATCAGGATGTAGTCAACCTAGAAAAAGTTTTTTCTTTCCATACCGGTTGAAAGCTCAATTTAAACCATGATATACTTTTTAGTCTGATTATTTGACTCAGGGCACAAAATGCTTTATAGTTATGAAACAGAAGAATCCTACACTTTTGAAAACTGGAGGGTAGAGGAACTGAATGAAAAGTTCATGCAGATTAGAGTAGATAAAGTCTTTGAAGAGCAAGCATATACTTTTACCTTTAGGTTAGTGGATATTTCGGTAATACGCCCGTTTTATCTAGGTTAGTTATAAGAATTGAAATATTCGCATAATTTTAAATCGTATTTGATAAACCTGTCCTTATCCTGAAGATCACAAAGTGAAGCTGATGATATCTTTGTGCAAATCGGGAAGGTGACACATGAAGATTCTTCTTGAATAATCTTGAAAAGTAGGAATGATCCTCATACCAAGATAGTCTGTCACTTCAACGACAATAGTATTTGAATGGGATAGCATCCTTTGTGCTTCAAGAAGAACTCTTTCTGTAATTAGAATATATGTCCGAATAATCCCTGAAATAGCGCCATTTATCTATATAAAAATTTGACATTTTGCATGTCCTTTATATTTCATAATGGTATACATATGAAAGAGAATAGCTTCTGTTTTATCTTGATAGTTAAAATGATGTAAAAAGAACTTCATGAATATGATAGAACAAAATCTCTCATTAATGAATGGAAAATCCAAAAAGCCCATGCTACAAAGCATGATGCAGTGTAAATGTTCTATTTGTACAGGAGATGTTTAAAACCAAAGCAACTAACCTTAGTAAATTTAATGAAATAAAGCCTGCCTGCGATGTGTGTGCATTCCGTTTCATGCCAGAATCTGGTTTTTACCAGTTATCACTTTATTTCACTTATGCGGTATATGTAGCCTTTTTTGTGATTTTCGGTGTTGCTACTTGTTATCTACTGAATGATCCTCCTTTGTGGGTGTATTATGTTGCCGTTATTCTTCCTACTATCATTGCTACTCCCTGGAGCCTGAGGTATTCCAAAGTAGTCATGCTGTATGTATTTGGGAATGTGTGGCCTTTTAAAGAGAGTGGACTGTGACATATCATGTCGTACAAAAGGAAGATTACTGCTATAGCCTATTTTGTTCTCTCTGCTATGGTGGAATCATTAGGAGAAGCATTCCATTCTTACGTGAAAAGAGGAATTTAGCTCATCAAATAGTAGGATATCCTATCTTAAAAAGCTGGCTACTACAGAATGCCAACTTTTTTAGGATCAAGCATGCCCTTCAATACAACAAGCTCAATACAGAAAAGAAGTGAAAAGTACTTCCTGCTAATACAAACAGATGCCAAATTCCATGATTATACTTCATCTTATCCTTTACATAAAAAAATGTTCCTAAAGTGTAAAACACTCCTCCCAATACCAGAAAAGTAAATCCTTGCCCTGACATAAGCAGGTACAAAGGTTTAATCATCAGTACCACTAACCATCCTAATGTAATGTATAGTACAATAGAAAAAATCTCTTTCTTACCGGCATAAAAGACTTTCATCAGAATGCCTAATATAGTTGTACACCATACGATACCAAATATGCTCCACCCCAGAGAATTGTTTAGCATAGCCAAACAGTAGGGAGTATAGGTGCCGGCAATCAAAAGGAAGATGGCCATGTGATCAAATTTCCTGAAGAGCTTCTTCGCCTTCCTATGAGTAAGGCTGTGATAAAGCGTGGATACGAGATAAAGGATGACCATCATGGCTCCAAAGATGGAGAAACTCACCACGTGCCAGACATTTCCTTTGATGGAAGCTAGCACCACCAGTATGACCAAAGCTGCAATCGCCAGACAGGCACCTACGCCATGGGTAACTGCATTGAATATTTCCTCTTTCCTGGTGTAAATTTTCTTTTCCATATTCATATGATGTATCAATTCTCATGCAACATCTGCATGTCTTTGGAAAATTCTCTTCAGAATAAAAGCTGTTCTTGTATTTTCAGTGTGCGAAGATTTTCAGACTATAGGATTAAGCGTGGCTTCCATCTCAACAAGTTTAGGAAAAAGGATATCGTTCTCCAGATGTATCAACTCCTGACAACAAAAACGCATCTCTTCTAATGTGAGACTAACATTCTGATAAAGTACATTGTCTTTCATGTCTATATGTTCCATAAGATCAATCAGCTTGTCAAAATGTATTTTTTCCGACTTGTGTTCTGTGTACATCGCATCTATAAACGGGCAGACAGAATAGAATCCTGTTTTTCTTAATCCATTTTGTTTTTTGAGTTCCTGAGTGTATCGTTTTGCATAAGGCAAAACAGCTATGGCCTCCTTGGATAGATGGGATAATAACGCTTCAGCACACTGCAAATACTGACGTTGTACTTCATGCAACAAAGGATAAGACACTCCATACGTCGTCAACAAATCTCTAAGCTCTGTTTTAACCTCTTTCATCATCTGAAGCATATGTTCATGATGGTCTTTGACAAGGTATTGAACAAGCAGATCTGCCGGCCAGTAATAATATTCTTCTTTCATTTTTCTGATTTGTATAGGATAATTGTTTTCTGCGGAAACAGACAAATCTTTTATAAACTCAGTACTCAGGCAAGGCTGAAAGGAGGGATTTTACTAATAACATCCCTCCTGTTCTACATCAACTCCACTCCCTACCATTTATTCCAGAGTCACTGTATTCAGTTTCTTCTCCAGTGCAATCACCTGGGGAAAAAGAATATTGTTCTCCAAATGGATATGCGTATGGAGGTCTGACTCGAACTCTTCAAGTTTGGCAAATGTCACCTTATAGGTATTGCAGGCATCTGCCGGAGGATTATACTGATCACACAAAGCAGCTATCCTGGCAAATCTATTTCCCTCTGCGTCATGCTCATGCTCCATCATGGCAATAGGATTTTCTACTGTACCAAAATGGGGAGCCTCTAAAACACTGCCTATACGCTGAGCTTTTACCAGCTGGCGTATATAGGGAAATAAAATCTGCTCTTCTTTTTGCATATGCTGCCCCAACTCCTCTGCACACTGGTTAAATAGCTGATATACCTCTATCAGTTCCGGATGGTGATCGCCATGTACTGAGGCCACTTTGTGAAGATATTGTTGGATGAGCGGGATGTTTTCTTCTACATAGCGGTGGTGTTTTTTTTCAATGTAATCGGCTAAAAGGTCCAGTGGCCAACTGCTGTAATTTACCACTTCTTCCTGCGTTTGATTGAGCACTTTCAACAGCACCTGCTCTAGTTCTTTTGGATCAATGTTTTTCTTCTCACATGCCTCTTGTAAAGGCTTTTTGCCACCACAGCAAAAATCAATACCAAATTTTTTGAAAACATCTGCAGTACGGTAATTACGATTTACAATCTGCCCCACGGGTTCTTGCATAAGTGTATTCATGGCTTTGTTGATTAAGGTTAAGAATGAATTATTAAAGATACCCCCACCCTTTAGCCTAAATTATAAACCTGATGCGGGCATATCATCGTCATGATCATTTTGATGTATGCTAAAGTAAAAGCTTGTCTTCAGGAAGTTTATGATCTGAATCATATCGCAAAAAATTTGAGATGATTTTTACATACATCATGACATCTTCTCCATGCATTACACTGAAAAAGAAATTCATCTCCCGGTAAAACTATACTGCTTAAGTTCTTCAGTTGATAATGGGCTTTATCTTCCAGGACTTTTCATTGTGTCGTACATCGTAGCTGTATACCTTTGAGGCTTGAGTACAATGAAATGTTAGAATACAAGCAAAAAAGGCAATATATCAGGATACGCAATAGGGTGAATGAGAAACTGGAACTCAATCCTTTTGTGCTAAGTAAACAGTTTTTGTACTGGTTGATCATTGGCCTGATCGGAGGCACCATTGCTGCAGTCTACTGGATTGCCCTTGAATTTGTTTTGCATGAAAGTATGCAGCTTTCCGGCTGGATACTTATTCCTCTGATGACCGCAGCAGGTTTTTTGGTAGGTCTGATCATCCACCGGATAGGTGACCCAGGGGAGATGGATTTGATTGTCAACAATATCCGCTTCAAAGGAGGAAGGTTAGACCCTAAAAGCAATCCTTCCATGTTGCTTTCTTCCTTCATTGGTATTGCCGCCGGAAGCAGTATAGGTCCTGAAGCTCCACTTGTCCAGGTGACCGGCTCTACGGGTACCTGGCTGGCCAGAAAGCTTCGGCTGAAGGGAGAAGACTTGCGTTCACTCACCATTGCAGGCATGGCCTCAGGTTTTACAGCCTTGTTTGGTGCTCCCCTGGGTTCCGGTTTTTTTGCCTTGGAAATCCTGCACCATAAACATATGGTAGAATTTTACCAGGCACTGATTCCCGCCTTCGTCTCCAGTTGTGCTGCTTTTGTGATCTTTATTTTGCTGACACACATCGGTTACGGTCCTACCTGGATACTGCAGGAGTATGCGTATGGCGGACCCTCAGATTTCTTGTTAGCCGTAGGCGTGGGGGTGCTGGGTTCTATTGCCGGATGGCTTTTCATTGTTACCTTTCGCTTTTCCAAAGCCTTGTTCTCCAAAATCCAAAAGATCTATGTCAAGACCACGCTGGGTGGTTTCATCCTGGGCACCATTGCCTGCTTCCTTCCCCTCACCCGTTTCTTTGGACATTATGAAATTACAGATGTTATTGTTGGAGAATATTCCTTACGTTCTCTTTTTATCCTTTTGATCTTTAAGATCATCGCCATTGTGGTTTCAGCCACTTCCGGATGGCGTGGTGGCTTTATCATTCCTT harbors:
- the trhA gene encoding PAQR family membrane homeostasis protein TrhA, with the translated sequence MEKKIYTRKEEIFNAVTHGVGACLAIAALVILVVLASIKGNVWHVVSFSIFGAMMVILYLVSTLYHSLTHRKAKKLFRKFDHMAIFLLIAGTYTPYCLAMLNNSLGWSIFGIVWCTTILGILMKVFYAGKKEIFSIVLYITLGWLVVLMIKPLYLLMSGQGFTFLVLGGVFYTLGTFFYVKDKMKYNHGIWHLFVLAGSTFHFFSVLSLLY
- a CDS encoding HigA family addiction module antitoxin; the protein is MEQLPNIHPGEILQEEFLNPLEISAYRLSKDIGIPQTRISEIIKGRRRITADTALRLSYYFGMSAKFWLGLQDDYDLEEETKAKKSELESIKKYENDAA
- a CDS encoding chloride channel protein, whose product is MLEYKQKRQYIRIRNRVNEKLELNPFVLSKQFLYWLIIGLIGGTIAAVYWIALEFVLHESMQLSGWILIPLMTAAGFLVGLIIHRIGDPGEMDLIVNNIRFKGGRLDPKSNPSMLLSSFIGIAAGSSIGPEAPLVQVTGSTGTWLARKLRLKGEDLRSLTIAGMASGFTALFGAPLGSGFFALEILHHKHMVEFYQALIPAFVSSCAAFVIFILLTHIGYGPTWILQEYAYGGPSDFLLAVGVGVLGSIAGWLFIVTFRFSKALFSKIQKIYVKTTLGGFILGTIACFLPLTRFFGHYEITDVIVGEYSLRSLFILLIFKIIAIVVSATSGWRGGFIIPLFFLGACLGQMVLLFLPDLNDGLVIVGCMAAINACVTRTPISTIILLSTMTGFHGLMPIMFASLTGFFLAPKAPLIASQLKSENPER
- the ric gene encoding iron-sulfur cluster repair di-iron protein, which gives rise to MNTLMQEPVGQIVNRNYRTADVFKKFGIDFCCGGKKPLQEACEKKNIDPKELEQVLLKVLNQTQEEVVNYSSWPLDLLADYIEKKHHRYVEENIPLIQQYLHKVASVHGDHHPELIEVYQLFNQCAEELGQHMQKEEQILFPYIRQLVKAQRIGSVLEAPHFGTVENPIAMMEHEHDAEGNRFARIAALCDQYNPPADACNTYKVTFAKLEEFESDLHTHIHLENNILFPQVIALEKKLNTVTLE
- a CDS encoding DUF983 domain-containing protein, whose protein sequence is MFKTKATNLSKFNEIKPACDVCAFRFMPESGFYQLSLYFTYAVYVAFFVIFGVATCYLLNDPPLWVYYVAVILPTIIATPWSLRYSKVVMLYVFGNVWPFKESGL